One part of the Sarcophilus harrisii chromosome 5, mSarHar1.11, whole genome shotgun sequence genome encodes these proteins:
- the LRRC10 gene encoding leucine-rich repeat-containing protein 10: MGNTLRALVAFVPADGCQHYLLGDVQEMPLDKMVDLSSRQLRRFPLHVCSFRELVKLYLSDNNLTSLPPELEQLQNLQILALDFNNFRALPPVVCTLRQLCILYLGNNKLRDLPLELSLLQNLKTLWIENNYLTQLPEVICELSLLKTLHAGSNALRLLPGQLRSLQELRTIWLSGNLLSDFPAVLLHMPFLEVIDVDRNNISYFPSLVHLSGLKLVIYDHNPCRNAPKVAKGVRRVGRWSEETPEPDPRKARRLRMAKEADQGPPPAPPAPPLPASDKLD; this comes from the coding sequence ATGGGGAACACCCTCCGGGCCCTCGTTGCCTTCGTCCCCGCCGATGGCTGCCAGCACTACCTGCTGGGAGACGTCCAGGAGATGCCCCTGGACAAGATGGTGGACCTGAGCAGCAGGCAGCTGCGACGCTTCCCCTTGCACGTGTGCTCCTTCCGCGAGCTGGTGAAGCTCTACCTGAGCGACAACAACCTGACCAGCCTGCCCCCGGAACTGGAGCAGCTGCAGAACCTGCAGATCCTGGCCTTGGATTTCAACAATTTCCGAGCCTTGCCTCCGGTGGTGTGCACGCTGAGGCAGCTCTGCATCCTCTACCTGGGCAACAACAAGCTCCGGGACCTGCCCTTGGAGCTGAGCTTGCTGCAGAACCTCAAGACGCTCTGGATCGAGAACAACTATCTGACCCAGCTGCCCGAGGTCATCTGTGAGCTGAGCCTGCTCAAAACCCTGCACGCCGGCTCCAACGCCCTGCGCCTCCTGCCCGGGCAACTGAGGAGCCTCCAGGAGCTGAGGACCATCTGGCTTTCGGGCAACCTGCTGAGCGACTTCCCCGCCGTGCTGCTGCACATGCCCTTCCTAGAGGTGATCGACGTGGATCGAAACAACATCTCCTACTTTCCCAGCCTGGTTCACCTGTCGGGCCTGAAGCTGGTCATCTACGACCACAACCCCTGCAGGAATGCCCCTAAGGTGGCCAAGGGGGTGCGGCGCGTGGGGAGGTGGTCGGAGGAGACCCCCGAGCCGGACCCCAGAAAAGCCAGGCGGCTTCGGATGGCCAAGGAGGCTGACCAAGGGCCGCCACCTGCTCCccctgctcctcctcttcctgcatCTGACAAACTTGATTAG